A stretch of Vulpes vulpes isolate BD-2025 chromosome 4, VulVul3, whole genome shotgun sequence DNA encodes these proteins:
- the INSYN2B gene encoding protein INSYN2B isoform X2, producing the protein MAQQNMKVRPVLLKRNSLESVEFVKQPHHRRSKSQQVRFKEDGTSKTPPGLAEVDVQASEDPAVMGKTQASRHHHLPTYSLSFPRSQKAGGFRNIAIQTSPSLRKHFPVFKRKRLTASKSLVEMPTVSQSAIQVNGNLSEQDIVSSDLAYLRLAQHLEDGPQRVKVAHPFPPRMSKVQSNGPISICLEAGTWRASEKATAAIQVPDDIYHSPTWAARKSTFTLDRSGDISNSVHPLVDVCPSDERTGPLSDSERSLSCINATSDDNHMPGTGKLKPELLLPKDNSDDKDLGPLSSRSKETCIPSPPRTHSSLSPDSHSQPAHSGGAPDCSSSSNNHQDLLSLKTNSMSISAPMCQEQMAKNPSQSDTMEFQNYSGSSHLPSPLPRRETKLRSHRDTGGINPIHLAQGELCDLQGRLQSVEESLHSNQEKIKVLLNVIQDLEKARALTEGRNFYRTGQDLNNCSTCQNTACIIYRI; encoded by the exons ATGGCCCAGCAAAATATGAAAGTGCGGCCTGTGCTTCTAAAGCGTAACAGCCTAGAGTCAGTGGAGTTTGTGAAGCAACCTCACCATCGCAGGAGCAAATCGCAGCAGGTACGGTTCAAGGAAGATGGGACCAGTAAGACTCCACCTGGCCTAGCTGAGGTTGACGTCCAAGCTTCTGAGGACCCAGCTGTGATGGGCAAGACTCAGGCCTCCAGACACCATCACCTCCCCACCTACTCACTCTCCTTCCCCAGGTCCCAGAAGGCAGGGGGCTTTCGGAACATTGCGATCCAAACCTCCCCCAGTCTCAGGAAGCATTTCCCAGTTTTCAAAAGGAAGAGACTCACAGCCAGCAAGTCCCTGGTAGAAATGCCAACAGTATCCCAAAGTGCCATCCAGGTCAACGGCAACCTCTCCGAACAGGACATTGTATCCTCAGACCTTGCCTACTTAAGGTTGGCTCAGCATCTCGAGGATGGGCCTCAAAGGGTCAAAGTGGCCCACCCATTTCCTCCTAGAATGTCCAAGGTGCAAAGCAATGGGCCTATTAGCATATGCTTGGAAGCAGGGACTTGGAGGGCCTCAGAGAAAGCAACTGCTGCCATTCAGGTCCCAGATGATATTTACCACAGTCCTACCTGGGCAGCTAGAAAGTCTACTTTCACTCTAGACAGGTCAGGTGACATAAGCAACTCTGTACATCCTTTGGTTGATGTGTGTCCAAGTGATGAGAGAACAGGGCCACTATCAGATTCAGAAAGATCCCTTTCCTGCATAAATGCCACCAGCGATGACAACCACATGCCAGGCACAGGGAAACTTAAACCCGAATTGCTTTTGCCCAAAGACAACTCTGATGACAAAGACCTTGGCCCACTGTCATCTCGGTCAAAGGAAACATGTATTCCATCACCTCCACGGACTCACAGCTCCCTCTCACCAGACTCCCACAGCCAGCCAGCCCATTCTGGAGGGGCTCCAGACTGTTCGTCATCGAGTAACAATCATCAAGATCTGCTGTCACTCAAAACTAACAGCATGTCAATTTCTGCCCCCATGTGTCAGGAGCAGATGGCAAAGAATCCCTCCCAGTCAGACACCATGGAGTTTCAAAATTATTCTGGAAGCAGTCACCTCCCATCTCCTCTTCCAAGGAGGGAGACCAAACTTCGGAGCCACAGAGACACTGGTGGGATTAATCCAATTCACCTGGCACAGGGAGAACTCTGTGATCTCCAAGGCAGGCTGCAATCCGTGGAGGAATCTCTGCACTCGAACCAAGAGAAAATTAAAGTCCTTTTGAATGTAATTCAAGACTTGGAGAAAGCTCGAGCTCTCACAGAAGG GCGCAACTTTTATCGAACTGGCCAAGATCTCAACAATTGCAGTACCTGCCAGAACACGGCGTGCATCATATACAG